One Vespula pensylvanica isolate Volc-1 chromosome 1, ASM1446617v1, whole genome shotgun sequence genomic region harbors:
- the LOC122627608 gene encoding uncharacterized protein LOC122627608 produces the protein MYKSQLTTSILILKFTYVYMYISSQKKINTSQKKIEVAEDPGGAGEGKNAKKGKRFTKYDLGKRWHRFRVLTPTSSILRGSFAMNDIHFKFRSRGRQAAPCSVVAIVYGRLFEPKEWIQDYVDQVIEYGDKLFRISMMRNRVKENEYMKAILVHPEFYIGNYKILICVEETGIYGNLFSEAAGCSDFADGVIQFFDSNDAGIITAQGTSVAMWRHSDVGFLLFDPGPCGENGLRHQNGVACLLRFKCMNDMRNHFLKNMNRYYDSRYCIDKITILRVTEVGRGYIDKVTDGTDLVVDRSVLRSINPVDIDENKMDCTKPVPKSEKIKVIPGAKFHKEPLTITISNYSIDKKFATEPLVDQSTFDTGYPYDNMQVNVPSTFRELPRKMAILHGLTHEASDMYKGKGGQNVANCVMAIAMKKIHPVKTWLRPKLDEILTLGDQLYSTIKTEKPFIKTMTAADLNDTYIQVEDHKLAIDVDLMTITGTVTSKLLDILNLKQALHEFFLVNSEGIIETPLMAVAIWTQDDFYYAFDPRYCDNLGNRIIEERVKGGKGANSNATKQVHGKCCVIRFPESDDLAVWFTKNLEQTRKNDRFTIRHITIPEDIPGTRAWNDFEPGTSGKTWILRGGISNEDELFEDNSRGIQGLTIPVVSLIIAKETPPAKWTNEVIDEVIRDGDAYYNVCYPPELMLEERPLLVSNLKKNFYLKNRKVKFELDDSVITGDLNPTPGQEVLNLEEGIKKFFENYQYGIVEVGNLAVGIWKFDEDMKYKLCDKNDEKVTYYYCFDPNPRGRLGYAGVAVGEEENVACVIRTLNPADLSSLIAGNAPISRGRGNEYFIHNLKSLSVGTPMTEDELETDKQTPEEPEVYHYSRLAEGGAILQGSFNQANEKTFKRLMRDKQQAASSLAALAMTKLYNPHLWYREVVDDILKIGDKVATNNVNNLPEADIDEEARNFLLPMEVSENFAIGVNQMNITVEEEFLTGRLNEINRLLEQFFENNTMCVIRQDNIMMAVWKEGETFFMMDPRGRDSRGEPSERDPAAVMWFTNLPSLIDKIRIGFIEGETDIILENVTLNNAFQTRVSEMERVTRTTSGDDLWHHFPKFDDGVWSIGGNVKMSDARFDESNRNNQTAAIATMAIIFSKVCEPRYWTTDVVDEVIITGDKLHSKCVERLGEGKVPRINEIITEFFLSSRRIDLTVKDCIEAGDLSGKPPKLQNLQNGLDKFFQNYDSGILVANDNRHIPIWKFQDIYYTLIPDWITRTDEEETIAPRVFRFNNTTTLFEYLLNHLGREGDYEITAIDVVDWNKLAPWKFDPSPAVRPSNLPPLNAYRRLQGEARAILRGKYHQGDDVFPEILRNKQTAANCVVSLGMSVIKNPITWTKKTMNEILLIGSNVHRETMKAKPGKLRVVPQDIIRIFYVGVNILTADIESNTVSGIVSIPPVDPEEKKKKKKAVKKKAAGKKARAVRVRAPPPPPILLEEGLKKFFENNRAGILVTGRGMIAIWKDMGVYFMYDPRARNNQGLPDFYGTSCVMWFACMEPFYELIFANIDEQEKYTTYQISRVIINTAMIEPLPCPADFRPYFDCIAPPIPLTTMKRTTTLAVEVVTDYYVVDEEQSVLRGTLHMNHPLFDTRNRGLQSTAIAVVAIVVGLLHVPSSWTPELIDAILKYGDLLHSDSVRAARPGARNLSPSELLTVFIVGDFRATIHIHNHTAAGLLLVYDLSETLNMFFRTNCAGILHTTNMAVAVMQHYGKFYLFDPCSRNEQGLPSFEGAACVIKCDNIMRMAKIFIMNCNLKTPNVYTLNAVNILSLHFFSDAKSSCPIKCEQ, from the coding sequence ATGTACAAGTCACAATTGACAACAagtattcttattttaaaatttacatatgtatatatgtatatatctagccaaaagaaaataaatacatcgcaaaagaaaatagaggtAGCAGAGGATCCTGGAGGAGCTGGAGAGGGTAAGAAcgcgaagaaaggaaagcgaTTTACGAAATACGACCTTGGCAAACGATGGCATCGTTTTCGTGTCTTAACACCGACCTCTTCGATTCTACGTGGTTCCTTTGCGATGAACGATATTCATTTCAAATTTAGAAGCCGTGGTCGTCAAGCAGCACCATGTTCAGTCGTTGCAATCGTTTATGGTCGATTATTCGAGCCTAAAGAATGGATACAGGATTACGTAGATCAAGTTATTGAGTACggagataaattatttcgcaTCAGTATGATGAGAAATCGCGTGAAGGAAAACGAGTACATGAAAGCTATCCTGGTACATCCAGAATTCTATATCGGCaattataagattttaatttGCGTCGAGGAGACTGGTATTTATGGTAATCTATTTAGCGAGGCCGCAGGATGTTCAGATTTTGCCGACGgtgtaatacaatttttcgaCAGCAATGATGCTGGCATTATTACCGCTCAAGGTACGTCGGTAGCAATGTGGCGTCATTCCGACGTTGGTTTCTTACTTTTTGATCCTGGACCATGCGGAGAGAATGGTCTACGTCATCAAAATGGGGTCGCTTGTTTGCTCAGATTCAAATGCATGAACGACATGCGTAATCATTTTCTAAAGAATATGAACAGATATTACGATTCGAGATACTGTATAGACAAAATAACTATTTTACGAGTAACCGAGGTGGGTCGTGGTTACATCGATAAAGTTACCGATGGAACCGATTTGGTAGTTGACAGAAGCGTTCTTAGATCTATCAATCCCGTTGATATAGACGAAAATAAGATGGATTGTACGAAGCCTGTTCCTAAAAGTGAAAAGATCAAGGTAATACCAGGTGCGAAATTTCACAAAGAACCATTGACCATAACTATTTCGAATTATAGTATCGATAAAAAGTTTGCTACGGAGCCATTGGTCGACCAGAGTACTTTCGACACTGGTTATCCTTACGATAACATGCAGGTTAATGTACCTTCGACTTTTCGAGAATTACCTAGAAAAATGGCAATTCTTCATGGCTTGACTCATGAAGCTAGCGACATGTACAAAGGTAAAGGTGGTCAAAATGTGGCTAATTGTGTGATGGCTATTGCTATGAAGAAGATTCATCCTGTGAAGACCTGGTTGAGACCTAAATTAGACGAGATATTGACATTAGGTGACCAACTTTATTCAACTATAAAGACTGAAAAGCCTTTCATCAAGACGATGACTGCTGCTGATCTCAATGATACTTATATTCAAGTGGAAGATCATAAACTAGCGATTGACGTTGATCTCATGACTATTACTGGAACGGTTACTTCGAAACTTCTGGATATACTTAATTTAAAGCAAGCACTACATGAATTTTTCTTGGTTAATAGCGAAGGTATCATTGAAACTCCTTTGATGGCTGTAGCTATATGGACTCaagatgatttttattatgctTTCGATCCACGTTATTGCGATAATTTGGGTAATAGAATTATTGAAGAAAGAGTTAAGGGTGGCAAAGGTGCTAACAGTAATGCAACAAAACAAGTTCATGGAAAATGTTGCGTCATAAGATTCCCAGAATCTGATGATCTCGCTGTGTGGTTTACCAAGAATCTTGAACAAACtcgaaagaacgatcgatttacCATACGACACATTACAATACCGGAAGATATTCCTGGCACTAGAGCTTGGAATGATTTCGAGCCAGGAACATCAGGCAAAACTTGGATTCTTCGTGGTGGAATCTCTAACGAAGATGAATTATTCGAAGATAACAGTAGAGGTATTCAAGGTTTGACTATACCCGTAGTATCTTTGATTATTGCCAAAGAAACACCGCCTGCAAAATGGACAAACGAGGTCATCGACGAAGTTATTCGAGACGGTGACGCCTATTACAATGTTTGCTATCCACCAGAATTAATGCTTGAAGAGCGGCCATTACTTGTAagtaatttgaagaaaaatttttacctaaaaaatagaaaagtaaagtTTGAATTAGACGATTCTGTAATAACCGGCGATTTGAATCCAACCCCTGGACAAGAGGTGTTAAATTTAGAAGAAGggattaagaaattttttgagAATTATCAATATGGTATCGTCGAGGTAGGAAACTTGGCCGTTGGGATTTGGAAATTTGACGAAGATATGAAATACAAGCTTTGCGataaaaatgacgaaaaagtgacgtattattattgtttcgaTCCAAATCCTCGTGGAAGATTAGGCTATGCGGGTGTAGCGGtgggagaagaggaaaatgtTGCTTGTGTGATACGAACGCTCAATCCTGCTGATCTGTCTTCTTTAATCGCAGGAAATGCTCCTATATCACGGGGTCGTGGAAacgaatatttcattcataatttgaAAAGTTTGTCTGTAGGTACACCGATGACGGAAGACGAATTAGAAACAGATAAGCAAACTCCAGAAGAACCAGAGGTATATCATTACTCGAGGCTAGCCGAAGGTGGCGCAATATTACAAGGTAGTTTCAATCAAGCAAACGAAAAGACGTTTAAGAGACTAATGCGGGACAAACAACAAGCGGCGAGTTCTTTGGCTGCTTTAGCTATGACGAAACTTTATAATCCGCATTTATGGTATCGCGAGGTCGTCGatgatatattgaaaataggCGACAAGGTAGCAacaaataatgttaataatttaccAGAGGCAGATATAGACGAAGAGgcaagaaattttcttttgccgATGGAAGTAAGTGAAAACTTTGCCATAGGTGTCAATCAAATGAATATAACTGTGGAAGAAGAGTTTCTTACTGGAAGACTCAACGAAATCAATAGGCTTCTTGaacaattttttgaaaataatactatGTGTGTAATCAGACAGGACAATATCATGATGGCGGTTTGGAAAGAAGGCGAGACGTTTTTCATGATGGATCCTAGAGGTAGAGATTCCCGTGGGGAACCTTCGGAAAGAGACCCAGCAGCTGTGATGTGGTTCACAAATCTTCCATCTTTGATTGACAAAATCAGGATAGGTTTTATCGAAGGTGAAACAGATATAATACTTGAGAACGTGACTTTGAACAATGCATTTCAAACACGTGTTTCTGAAATGGAGCGTGTTACACGTACTACTTCTGGCGATGATCTTTGGCATCATTTTCCTAAATTTGATGATGGTGTTTGGAGCATTGGTGGGAACGTCAAAATGTCAGACGCTAGATTTGACGAAAGTAATCGTAACAATCAGACTGCAGCTATCGCCACAATGGCTATCATTTTCTCCAAAGTGTGCGAACCACGATATTGGACCACTGATGTTGTCGACGAGGTTATCATTACTGGTGATAAACTACACTCGAAATGCGTCGAGAGACTTGGAGAAGGCAAAGTACCGCGTATCAATGAAATCATCAcggaattctttctttcttcgcgtCGAATCGATTTAACGGTTAAGGATTGCATCGAAGCCGGCGATCTAAGCGGGAAACCACCTAAACTACAAAACTTGCAGAATggattagataaattttttcaaaactaCGACTCTGGTATATTAGTTGCGAATGACAATCGACACATACCCATTTGGAAGTTTCAGGACATCTATTATACTCTCATACCCGATTGGATCACTCGCACCGACGAGGAGGAAACAATAGCACCAAGAGTATTCCGATTTAATAATACTACAACTTTGTTTGAATATCTATTAAATCATCTTGGAAGAGAAGGCGATTATGAGATCACAGCGATCGACGTTGTTGATTGGAATAAATTAGCACCATGGAAATTCGATCCCAGTCCAGCAGTACGTCCATCGAACCTGCCACCATTAAACGCTTATCGTAGACTCCAAGGAGAAGCTCGTGCGATTCTACGAGGAAAATATCATCAAGGCGACGACGTATTCCCAGAAATTTTACGTAACAAGCAGACGGCTGCGAATTGCGTAGTCAGTCTTGGAATGTCCGTAATCAAGAACCCTATCACATGGACGAAAAAAACGATGAATGAGATTCTTCTTATCGGTAGTAACGTTCATCGCGAAACTATGAAGGCGAAGCCTGGAAAATTGAGAGTGGTACCTCAGGACATAATTAGAATCTTTTACGTAGGTGTTAATATCTTGACCGCAGATATAGAATCTAACACGGTATCAGGTATAGTTTCTATACCGCCAGTTGATcccgaggaaaagaaaaagaaaaagaaagctgtCAAAAAAAAAGCTGCAGGAAAAAAAGCTAGAGCGGTCAGGGTTCGagctcctccaccaccacctaTTTTACTCGAGGAgggtttgaaaaaattttttgaaaataatcgtgCTGGAATATTGGTTACTGGTCGTGGCATGATAGCCATTTGGAAGGACATGGGTGTTTATTTCATGTACGATCCTCGTGCACGTAACAATCAAGGTCTTCCGGATTTCTACGGAACCTCCTGCGTCATGTGGTTCGCCTGCATGGAACCATTTTACGAATTGATCTTTGCAAACATCgacgaacaagaaaaatatactacTTATCAGATCTCTCGCGTGATAATAAATACGGCAATGATCGAACCATTGCCTTGTCCTGCTGATTTCCGTCCATATTTCGACTGCATAGCACCGCCTATACCTCTTACAACGATGAAGAGGACGACAACGTTGGCTGTTGAAGTTGTGACAGATTATTACGTCGTTGATGAAGAACAAAGTGTTCTACGTGGTACCTTGCACATGAATCATCCTCTATTTGACACAAGAAATAGAGGACTCCAAAGTACTGCTATTGCCGTAGTTGCTATCGTAGTTGGCTTGTTACACGTTCCTTCTTCTTGGACACCAGAGTTGATCGATGCTATATTGAAATACGGAGATCTGTTACATTCTGATAGCGTTCGTGCCGCACGTCCAGGTGCCAGAAATCTTTCACCAAGCGAACTCTTGACTGTTTTCATCGTAGGTGATTTTCGGGCTACCATACACATCCACAATCATACCGCAGCTGGTCTCCTATTAGTCTATGATTTATCTGAAACTTTAAACATGTTTTTTCGTACAAATTGTGCCGGTATATTGCATACTACCAATATGGCTGTTGCTGTTATGCAACATTAtggaaaattttatcttttcgatcCGTGCTCTCGCAACGAACAGGGTCTACCTAGTTTCGAGGGTGCTGCTTGTGTAATAAAATGCGACAATATCATGAGAATGGCCAAAATATTCATCATGAATTGTAATTTGAAAACACCCAATGTTTATACTTTGAATGCCGTGAATATATTGAGTTTGCATTTCTTCTCGGATGCTAAATCATCTTGTCCAATTAAATGCGAGCAGTAA